One genomic window of Cupriavidus malaysiensis includes the following:
- the bamB gene encoding outer membrane protein assembly factor BamB: protein MTSLLSAVGSASSQRGGALARAMAVGACLAVLGGCSLFGKEDKHPPAELKPITATLSVRQAWKAGVGKSGPYILQPTVADGKVYASSNGGKVVALEGASGRVLWKAETDVDLTTGPGSDGNVTAVAGEKGVIYAFDNTGKQIWKKQVNGEVLSTPLVGNGMVVVRTTDTRVLGLDAQNGDRRWIYQRSQAALNLRAGMGMVFAGDGIVMGFPGGKLGVLAPSNGVLRWESTVSYPKGVSEIERLNDVTGSPVVMGRQVCATTFQGRIACLELSNGQPQWARDFSSPAGLAQDETTLFASDERSVVHAFDRQNGNERWKDDQLQNRRLGIPTVVGRSVVVGDFEGYVHFLSRDDGQIVARMKTDGSAIGAAPVLAGQTLVVQTRDGDLYGYVPD from the coding sequence ATGACGTCATTGCTTTCCGCAGTCGGATCCGCCTCCAGCCAGCGCGGCGGTGCCCTGGCCCGTGCCATGGCCGTCGGCGCCTGCCTGGCGGTGCTGGGCGGTTGCTCGTTGTTCGGCAAGGAGGACAAGCATCCGCCGGCCGAGCTCAAGCCGATCACGGCGACGCTGTCGGTGCGCCAGGCCTGGAAGGCCGGCGTCGGCAAGAGCGGTCCGTACATCCTGCAGCCCACCGTGGCCGACGGCAAGGTCTATGCCTCTTCGAACGGCGGCAAGGTGGTGGCGCTGGAAGGCGCCAGCGGCCGCGTGCTGTGGAAGGCGGAGACCGATGTCGACCTGACCACCGGTCCCGGCAGCGACGGCAACGTGACGGCGGTGGCGGGCGAGAAGGGCGTGATCTACGCGTTCGACAATACCGGCAAGCAGATCTGGAAGAAGCAGGTCAACGGTGAAGTACTGTCCACGCCCCTGGTCGGCAATGGCATGGTCGTGGTGCGCACCACCGATACGCGCGTGCTCGGCCTCGATGCACAGAACGGCGATCGCCGCTGGATCTACCAGCGCTCACAGGCGGCGCTGAACCTGCGCGCCGGCATGGGCATGGTGTTCGCCGGCGACGGCATCGTGATGGGCTTCCCGGGCGGCAAGCTCGGCGTCCTGGCGCCATCCAACGGCGTGCTGCGCTGGGAAAGCACCGTGTCCTATCCGAAGGGGGTTTCGGAGATCGAGCGCCTGAACGACGTCACCGGCTCGCCGGTGGTGATGGGACGTCAGGTCTGCGCGACGACCTTCCAGGGGCGTATCGCCTGCCTGGAGCTGTCGAATGGACAGCCGCAATGGGCGCGCGACTTCTCGTCGCCGGCGGGCCTGGCCCAGGACGAGACGACCCTGTTCGCCAGCGATGAGCGCTCGGTGGTCCATGCCTTCGACCGCCAGAATGGCAATGAGCGCTGGAAGGACGACCAGCTGCAGAACCGCCGCCTCGGTATCCCGACCGTGGTGGGCCGCTCGGTAGTGGTGGGGGATTTCGAAGGGTATGTGCATTTCCTGTCGCGCGACGACGGCCAGATCGTGGCGCGCATGAAGACCGATGGCAGCGCGATCGGCGCAGCGCCGGTCCTCGCCGGCCAGACGCTGGTGGTACAGACCCGCGACGGCGATCTCTACGGCTACGTGCCGGACTGA
- the hflX gene encoding GTPase HflX produces the protein MQPRDTSNSAPTRAILVGVDFGKHDFQESLGELALLATTAGSLPVHTLTGKRSRPDPSLFIGSGKAEELREAADALDADVVVFNHALSPAQQRNLERFLNRHVIDRTGLILDIFAQRAQSHVGKVQVELAQVQYQASRLVRAWSHLERQKGGIGMRGGPGERQLELDRRMLDDRAKRLKSDLARLQRQHSTRRRARERNDTLSISLVGYTNAGKSTLFNALTKARAYAADQLFATLDTTSRRLYLEGLGNVVLSDTVGFIRDLPTQLVAAFRATLEETVHADLLLHVVDASSAVRHEQVEQVNRVLAEIDAADIRQIVVMNKIDASPELAAQGPRVERDEAGVPTRVFVSAREGLGLEALRGAIVEVAHWLAERPDDPEPLDPRLAHLTEMAPHGGAGEQGADDAEGGADGEAGSAQVPAR, from the coding sequence TTGCAACCCAGAGACACTTCTAATTCCGCGCCCACCCGCGCCATCCTGGTCGGCGTCGATTTCGGCAAGCACGACTTCCAGGAGAGCCTGGGCGAACTGGCGCTGCTGGCCACGACGGCCGGTTCGCTGCCCGTCCATACGCTGACCGGCAAGCGCTCGCGTCCCGACCCCTCGCTGTTCATCGGCTCGGGCAAGGCCGAGGAACTGCGGGAGGCCGCCGATGCGCTCGATGCCGACGTGGTCGTGTTCAACCATGCCTTGAGCCCGGCGCAGCAGCGCAACCTCGAGCGCTTCCTGAATCGCCACGTCATCGATCGCACCGGCCTGATCCTGGACATCTTCGCGCAGCGCGCGCAGAGCCACGTCGGCAAGGTGCAGGTGGAGCTGGCCCAGGTCCAGTACCAGGCCTCGCGCCTGGTCCGCGCCTGGAGCCACCTGGAGCGGCAGAAGGGCGGTATCGGCATGCGCGGCGGCCCTGGCGAACGTCAGCTCGAACTGGACCGCCGCATGCTGGACGACCGGGCCAAGCGGCTCAAGTCCGACCTCGCGCGGCTGCAGCGCCAGCACAGCACGCGCCGGCGCGCGCGCGAACGAAACGACACGCTGAGCATCTCGCTGGTGGGCTATACCAACGCGGGCAAGTCGACGCTGTTCAATGCGCTGACCAAGGCGCGCGCCTATGCGGCCGACCAACTGTTCGCCACGCTCGACACGACTTCGCGCCGCCTGTACCTGGAGGGTCTGGGCAATGTGGTGCTGTCCGACACCGTCGGCTTCATCCGCGACCTGCCCACGCAACTGGTGGCGGCCTTCCGTGCCACGCTCGAGGAGACCGTGCACGCCGACCTGCTGCTGCACGTGGTCGATGCTTCCAGCGCGGTGCGGCACGAGCAGGTGGAACAGGTCAACCGGGTGCTGGCGGAGATCGACGCGGCGGATATCCGGCAGATCGTCGTGATGAACAAGATCGATGCGTCGCCCGAACTGGCTGCGCAGGGTCCGCGCGTGGAGCGGGACGAAGCGGGCGTGCCGACGCGCGTCTTCGTCAGTGCGCGCGAAGGGCTGGGCCTGGAAGCGCTGCGTGGGGCCATCGTCGAGGTCGCGCACTGGCTGGCCGAACGGCCGGACGATCCCGAGCCGCTCGACCCGCGCCTGGCGCACCTGACCGAGATGGCGCCGCACGGCGGTGCCGGCGAGCAGGGGGCGGATGACGCCGAGGGCGGCGCTGACGGGGAAGCCGGCAGCGCCCAGGTTCCCGCCCGTTAG
- the der gene encoding ribosome biogenesis GTPase Der produces MKPVIALVGRPNVGKSTLFNRMTRSRDALVADLPGLTRDRHYGEGRIGGRPFIVIDTGGFEPVAKDGIMAEMAKQTRQAVVEADVVIFLVDGRLGLAPQDRVIADYLRKTGRRVMLAVNKAEGMKYTSVAADFYELGMGDPYAISSTHGDGVRELVDEALEIAVQERPELAETDDAGARGTKIAIVGRPNVGKSTLVNTLIGEERVIAFDMPGTTRDAIYVEFERGGKPYTLIDTAGLRRRGKVFEAIEKFSVVKTLQSIDDANVVVLLLDAQQDVSDQDAHIAGFVVESGRALVVGVNKWDGLDGHARDRIKHDLQRKLQFLDFANFHFISARERSGIGALMRSVDEAYAAAMIKMPTPRLTRVLEEAVQFQQPRRVGATRPKLRYAHQGGSNPPIIVVHGNSLSGVPETYRRYLENRFRAAFNLKGTPLRIEFRTNKNPFAESNE; encoded by the coding sequence ATGAAACCAGTTATCGCACTCGTCGGACGGCCCAATGTGGGCAAGTCGACGCTATTCAATCGCATGACCCGCTCGCGCGACGCCCTCGTCGCCGACCTGCCCGGGCTGACGCGTGATCGCCACTATGGCGAGGGGCGCATCGGCGGGCGGCCATTCATCGTCATCGATACCGGCGGCTTCGAGCCCGTGGCCAAGGACGGCATCATGGCCGAGATGGCCAAGCAGACGCGCCAGGCCGTGGTCGAAGCCGATGTCGTGATCTTCCTCGTCGACGGCCGTCTCGGCCTGGCGCCGCAGGATCGCGTCATCGCCGATTACCTGCGCAAGACCGGCCGGCGCGTGATGCTCGCCGTCAACAAGGCCGAGGGCATGAAGTACACCTCGGTGGCGGCCGACTTCTACGAGCTCGGCATGGGCGATCCCTATGCCATCTCGTCCACCCACGGCGATGGCGTGCGCGAGCTCGTCGACGAAGCGCTCGAGATCGCCGTGCAGGAGCGCCCCGAGCTTGCCGAGACGGATGACGCGGGTGCCCGTGGCACCAAGATCGCGATCGTCGGTCGTCCCAACGTCGGCAAGTCGACCCTGGTCAACACGTTGATCGGCGAAGAGCGCGTGATCGCCTTCGACATGCCGGGTACCACGCGCGATGCCATCTATGTGGAATTCGAGCGCGGGGGCAAGCCCTATACCCTGATCGACACGGCCGGCCTGCGCCGGCGCGGCAAGGTGTTCGAGGCGATCGAGAAGTTCTCGGTGGTGAAGACACTGCAGTCCATCGACGATGCGAACGTGGTCGTGCTGTTGCTCGACGCCCAGCAGGACGTGTCCGACCAGGACGCTCACATCGCCGGCTTCGTGGTCGAGTCGGGACGGGCGCTGGTAGTCGGCGTCAATAAGTGGGACGGGCTGGACGGCCACGCCCGCGACCGCATCAAGCACGATCTGCAGCGCAAGCTGCAGTTCCTCGACTTCGCCAACTTCCACTTCATCTCCGCGCGCGAGCGCTCCGGCATCGGCGCGTTGATGCGCTCGGTCGACGAAGCCTACGCGGCGGCCATGATCAAGATGCCGACGCCGCGCCTGACGCGGGTGCTGGAGGAGGCCGTGCAGTTCCAGCAGCCGCGCCGCGTCGGTGCGACCCGGCCGAAGCTGCGCTACGCGCACCAGGGTGGTTCCAATCCGCCCATCATCGTGGTGCATGGGAACTCCCTGTCGGGCGTGCCGGAGACCTATCGGCGCTACTTGGAGAACCGATTCCGTGCGGCGTTCAACCTCAAGGGCACGCCGCTGCGCATCGAATTCCGTACGAACAAAAACCCGTTTGCGGAATCGAACGAGTGA
- a CDS encoding YfgM family protein — translation MAYDLEEQEQLESLKAWWRQYGNALTWLVIAGLLVFAGWNGWKYWQRKQAAEAAVLYEQVLKAADARDAALLKRAAGDLEEKFGKTAYGPMSALVAAKVLYDAGDLATAKTQLQWAIDHGNAEYASLARVRLAGLLLDEKAYDQGLALLAGEPPAAFAALYADRRGDLLAAQEKRADARAAYQQAIDKLGGGDAAMRQIIQFKLDALGTA, via the coding sequence ATGGCTTACGATCTAGAAGAACAGGAACAGCTTGAGAGTCTCAAGGCCTGGTGGCGCCAGTATGGCAACGCCCTGACCTGGCTGGTGATTGCCGGCCTGCTGGTCTTTGCTGGCTGGAACGGCTGGAAGTACTGGCAGCGCAAGCAGGCCGCCGAGGCGGCCGTGCTCTATGAACAGGTGCTGAAGGCCGCGGATGCACGCGACGCAGCGCTGCTCAAGCGCGCTGCCGGCGACCTGGAAGAGAAGTTCGGCAAGACCGCCTACGGTCCGATGAGCGCGCTGGTGGCGGCCAAGGTGCTGTACGATGCAGGCGATCTCGCCACGGCCAAGACGCAGTTGCAGTGGGCCATCGATCACGGCAACGCCGAATATGCCAGCCTGGCGCGCGTGCGCCTGGCCGGGCTGCTGCTGGACGAAAAGGCATACGATCAGGGGCTGGCCCTGCTGGCCGGCGAGCCGCCGGCCGCGTTTGCCGCGCTGTACGCGGATCGCCGCGGTGATCTGCTGGCCGCCCAGGAAAAGCGGGCCGACGCGCGTGCAGCCTACCAGCAGGCCATCGACAAGCTCGGCGGCGGCGACGCCGCGATGCGCCAGATCATCCAGTTCAAGCTGGACGCGCTCGGTACGGCCTGA
- the hflK gene encoding FtsH protease activity modulator HflK, with product MPQFSRNPASHRLAGGAAPLREAWLRLRAIFSLNDPRWGRNGQDDDGRDKEGRDDNRQQNQRPDGPPDLDELWRDFNRRLNGLLGRKDQGGGGNQGFGGAPRPGGKGSGVGVGVIVVAALGIWLASGFFMVQEGQTAVILQFGKFKYSTGPGINWRLPWPIQSAEIVNLSAVRSVEVGRSTSIKDTNLKDSSMLTQDENIIDVRFTVQYDIDNAQDYLFYNKTERGGDEELVTQAAETSVREIIGRNRMDAALYENREQIAQSLAKSIQGILSAYKSGIRVISVNVQSVQPPEQVQAAFDDVNKASQDRERAISEGQAYANDVIPRAKGTAARLVEEAEAYKARVVAQAEGDGSRFRQVQAEYAKAPQVTRDRIYLETMQQIYSNTTKILVDARQGGNLLYLPLDKLLAQAQGDARGAAPAAQTPASSQSASGAGAASAPDMSGDSSRSRDALRNRDRDSR from the coding sequence ATGCCCCAGTTCTCCCGGAATCCTGCCTCGCACCGCCTCGCCGGCGGCGCAGCCCCGTTGCGCGAGGCTTGGCTGCGGCTACGCGCCATCTTCTCGCTGAACGATCCCCGTTGGGGCCGCAATGGTCAGGATGACGATGGGCGCGACAAGGAAGGGCGCGACGACAATCGTCAGCAGAACCAGCGGCCTGACGGCCCGCCCGATCTCGACGAACTCTGGCGGGATTTCAACCGGCGCCTGAACGGCCTGCTGGGCCGCAAGGACCAGGGCGGTGGCGGCAACCAGGGCTTCGGCGGCGCACCCCGCCCGGGTGGCAAGGGTTCCGGCGTCGGTGTCGGCGTCATCGTCGTGGCCGCGCTCGGTATCTGGCTGGCCAGCGGCTTCTTCATGGTGCAGGAAGGCCAGACCGCCGTCATTCTGCAGTTCGGCAAGTTCAAGTACAGCACCGGCCCGGGTATCAACTGGCGCCTGCCCTGGCCGATCCAGTCGGCCGAAATCGTCAATCTGTCGGCCGTGCGTTCGGTCGAGGTGGGCCGTTCGACCTCGATCAAGGATACGAACCTGAAGGACTCGTCGATGCTGACGCAGGACGAGAACATCATCGACGTGCGCTTCACGGTGCAGTACGACATCGACAATGCGCAGGACTACCTCTTCTACAACAAGACCGAGCGTGGCGGTGACGAGGAACTGGTGACCCAGGCCGCCGAGACCTCGGTGCGCGAGATCATCGGCCGCAACCGCATGGATGCGGCGCTTTACGAGAACCGCGAGCAGATCGCGCAGTCGCTGGCAAAGTCGATCCAGGGCATCCTGAGCGCCTACAAGTCGGGCATCCGCGTGATTTCCGTCAACGTGCAGAGCGTGCAGCCGCCCGAGCAGGTGCAGGCGGCGTTCGATGACGTCAACAAGGCCAGCCAGGATCGCGAGCGCGCGATCAGCGAAGGCCAGGCGTACGCCAACGACGTGATCCCGCGTGCCAAGGGCACGGCGGCGCGCCTGGTGGAGGAAGCCGAGGCCTACAAGGCGCGCGTGGTGGCCCAGGCCGAGGGCGATGGCTCGCGTTTCCGCCAGGTTCAGGCCGAGTACGCCAAGGCACCGCAGGTCACGCGTGACCGGATCTACCTGGAGACCATGCAGCAGATCTACAGCAACACGACCAAGATCCTGGTCGATGCCCGCCAGGGCGGCAACCTTCTCTACCTCCCGCTGGACAAGCTGCTGGCACAGGCGCAGGGTGACGCGCGTGGCGCGGCGCCCGCCGCGCAGACGCCGGCATCGTCGCAGTCGGCCAGCGGTGCGGGCGCAGCTTCGGCGCCCGACATGTCCGGCGACAGCAGCCGTTCGCGCGATGCCCTGCGCAACCGCGACCGCGACTCGCGCTGA
- the hisS gene encoding histidine--tRNA ligase, with translation MQAIKGVKGMNDMLPADAALWEHFENAARAMLRAYGYQQLRTPIVEHTQLFVRGIGEVTDIVEKEMYSFTDALNGEHLTLRPEGTAAAVRATIEHNLLYDGPKRLWYTGPMFRHERPQRGRYRQFHQLGAEALGFAGPDVDAEIILMCQRLWDDLGLVGVRLELNSLGQAHERAAHREELIKYLEGFQDILDEDSKRRLYTNPLRVLDTKNPALQEMAANAPKLIDFLGEESLAHFDGVQRLLKANNVPFTINPRLVRGLDYYNLTVFEWITDKLGAQGTIAGGGRYDPLISQMGGKAAPACGWAMGIERIIELIREEGLVPEAEGCDVYLVHQGEAAAQQAMIAAERLRDAGLDVVLHATADGKSGSFKSQMKRADGSGAAYAVIIGDDEMAAGAAQVKELRGGAQAEGGGQQVSVPLEALVDHIVDAMVGASE, from the coding sequence ATGCAGGCCATCAAGGGCGTGAAGGGCATGAACGACATGCTGCCCGCCGATGCGGCGCTGTGGGAGCATTTCGAGAATGCGGCCCGCGCCATGCTGCGCGCCTACGGCTACCAGCAACTGCGTACGCCTATCGTTGAGCATACGCAACTGTTCGTGCGTGGCATCGGCGAGGTGACCGATATCGTCGAGAAGGAGATGTACTCCTTCACCGATGCGCTGAACGGCGAGCACCTGACGCTGCGCCCCGAAGGCACGGCGGCGGCGGTGCGTGCCACCATCGAGCACAACCTGCTGTACGACGGCCCGAAGCGGCTGTGGTACACCGGCCCGATGTTCCGCCACGAGCGTCCGCAGCGCGGCCGCTACCGGCAGTTCCACCAGCTTGGCGCCGAGGCGCTGGGCTTTGCCGGTCCGGACGTCGACGCTGAGATCATCCTGATGTGCCAGCGCCTGTGGGATGACCTGGGCCTGGTCGGTGTCCGGCTGGAACTGAACTCGCTCGGCCAGGCGCATGAGCGCGCCGCGCACCGCGAGGAACTGATCAAGTACCTGGAGGGCTTCCAGGACATCCTCGATGAGGATAGCAAGCGCCGTCTCTATACCAATCCGCTGCGCGTGCTCGACACCAAGAATCCCGCGCTGCAGGAGATGGCAGCCAACGCGCCCAAGCTGATCGATTTCCTCGGCGAGGAGTCGCTGGCCCACTTCGATGGCGTACAGCGCCTGCTGAAGGCCAACAACGTGCCGTTCACCATCAACCCGCGCCTGGTGCGGGGGCTCGATTACTACAACCTGACCGTGTTCGAGTGGATCACGGACAAGCTCGGCGCGCAGGGTACCATCGCCGGCGGTGGCCGCTACGATCCGCTGATCAGCCAGATGGGTGGCAAAGCGGCGCCGGCCTGCGGCTGGGCCATGGGGATCGAGCGCATCATCGAACTGATCCGCGAGGAAGGGCTCGTGCCCGAGGCCGAGGGTTGCGACGTCTACCTGGTGCACCAGGGCGAGGCCGCCGCACAGCAGGCGATGATCGCCGCCGAGCGCCTGCGCGATGCCGGGCTGGACGTGGTGCTGCATGCCACGGCCGACGGCAAGAGCGGCAGCTTCAAGTCGCAGATGAAGCGCGCCGACGGTAGCGGTGCTGCTTACGCCGTTATCATTGGCGACGATGAAATGGCCGCCGGCGCGGCCCAGGTCAAGGAACTGCGCGGCGGCGCGCAGGCCGAGGGCGGCGGGCAGCAGGTCTCGGTGCCGCTCGAGGCCCTGGTCGACCACATCGTCGACGCCATGGTGGGCGCCAGCGAATAG
- the hfq gene encoding RNA chaperone Hfq: MSNKGQLLQDPFLNALRKEHVPVSIYLVNGIKLQGNIESFDQYVVLLRNTVTQMVYKHAISTVVPARAVNFRVDDSAEG, translated from the coding sequence ATGAGCAACAAAGGGCAACTGCTACAAGACCCGTTCCTGAACGCGCTGCGCAAGGAGCACGTGCCGGTTTCCATCTATCTCGTCAATGGCATCAAGCTGCAGGGCAATATCGAGTCCTTCGACCAGTACGTCGTCCTGCTGCGCAACACGGTGACGCAGATGGTCTACAAGCATGCGATCTCCACCGTCGTCCCGGCGCGCGCGGTCAATTTCCGCGTCGATGATTCGGCCGAAGGCTGA